A segment of the Methanosarcinales archaeon genome:
CATCATAATCAGTTTGGATAATGTGGAAATCAATAATGTGAGGGACCTGATAAAGATGATGAATAAACATGCAGTGGGCGACAAGGTCAGTTTAGGACTTTTCC
Coding sequences within it:
- a CDS encoding PDZ domain-containing protein, coding for IIISLDNVEINNVRDLIKMMNKHAVGDKVSLGLFRGQGKIQLDIVLEKAPTPPLSPPVQPAPPPT